Proteins encoded together in one Shewanella acanthi window:
- a CDS encoding ExeA family protein, whose translation MYLNHFGLSQAPFSLTPNTGFFFGLWPHVEALQVLQTALQTGEGFIKVTGEVGTGKTLICRKLINELPPGFNCAYLPNPYLSPTELRWAVANELGLKYSSDIDQQQLTGLIQQQLLALSAHGHSIVLVLDEAQALPDESLEALRLFTNLETENRKLLQVVLFGQPELDERLKLPSFRQLRQRITFSYNLRPLTWDETDAYICYRLAVAGCAGAPLFSPKLTRKIADASRGIPRLINILSHKALMLSFGEGSSHVNAAHVKGAILDTEDACNQTPFRWSTYVAIALMTLTAMFVALAMWGEDLRLLWGNSV comes from the coding sequence ATGTACTTAAATCATTTTGGTTTAAGCCAAGCCCCGTTTTCATTAACGCCGAATACCGGATTTTTTTTCGGGTTATGGCCACATGTCGAGGCTTTGCAGGTACTGCAAACAGCGTTGCAGACTGGGGAAGGCTTTATCAAGGTCACAGGTGAAGTTGGCACGGGTAAAACCTTGATTTGTCGTAAGCTGATTAATGAGCTGCCCCCAGGGTTTAATTGTGCGTATTTACCCAATCCCTATTTAAGTCCAACAGAATTACGTTGGGCGGTCGCAAACGAATTAGGACTTAAGTATTCCTCTGACATCGACCAGCAGCAGTTAACTGGGCTGATTCAGCAACAGCTATTGGCCTTAAGTGCCCATGGACATTCTATTGTATTAGTGCTCGATGAAGCGCAGGCTTTGCCCGATGAGAGCCTAGAGGCGTTAAGGTTATTCACAAATCTTGAAACCGAAAATCGTAAGTTGCTCCAAGTAGTGCTATTTGGTCAGCCCGAGCTTGATGAAAGGTTAAAACTCCCATCTTTTCGCCAGCTAAGGCAACGCATCACCTTTAGTTATAACTTAAGACCCCTTACTTGGGATGAAACCGACGCCTATATCTGTTACCGCCTAGCGGTTGCTGGCTGTGCTGGTGCACCGCTGTTTAGCCCAAAGCTAACCCGTAAAATAGCCGATGCATCAAGGGGGATCCCAAGATTAATCAATATCTTGTCCCACAAAGCATTAATGCTCAGTTTTGGCGAAGGGTCAAGCCATGTTAATGCTGCCCATGTCAAAGGTGCCATCCTAGATACTGAAGATGCCTGCAATCAAACGCCGTTTAGATGGTCAACCTATGTGGCTATTGCACTGATGACCCTGACAGCCATGTTTGTCGCCTTGGCGATGTGGGGCGAAGATTTACGCTTGCTGTGGGGTAATAGCGTATGA